Proteins from a genomic interval of Pirellulales bacterium:
- the rpmF gene encoding 50S ribosomal protein L32 produces MAVPKRRQSNMKTRSRRAHDFKTPPQLHYCPQCSTALPSHVICPNCGYYMGRVMVEPAE; encoded by the coding sequence ATGGCCGTACCAAAACGCCGTCAATCGAATATGAAGACTCGTAGCCGCCGGGCGCACGACTTCAAGACGCCGCCGCAATTGCATTACTGCCCGCAGTGCAGCACGGCCCTGCCGTCGCACGTGATCTGCCCGAATTGCGGCTATTACATGGGCCGCGTCATGGTCGAGCCGGCTGAATAG
- the fabD gene encoding ACP S-malonyltransferase, with the protein MSKIAFLFPGQGAQHVGMGAALAEKLPAVRQLYDRANAVLGFDLAKLCFEGPAEELDSTVYSQPALFVTSLAALEALRTESPDVVLSCEAAAGLSLGEYTALTFAGVLDFEDGLRLVQLRGAAMQDAADAVASGMVSILGMERVQVQTVVDQARGGDVLEIANLLCPGNIVISGSNAACERAAELAEKSGAMKAVPLAVAGAFHTKIMEPAVARLSAGLAKAKMHDPKIPVVSNVDAVTHANPEEIRALLVKQVVNPVRWEDSLRYLLGQGFDQFYEVGPGRVLRGLLRRIDRKISCQSVMD; encoded by the coding sequence GTGTCGAAGATCGCCTTCTTGTTTCCTGGTCAGGGTGCGCAGCACGTCGGCATGGGGGCGGCGCTCGCTGAGAAGCTGCCGGCCGTGCGTCAGTTGTACGATCGCGCTAATGCAGTGCTCGGCTTCGACCTGGCCAAGCTCTGCTTCGAAGGGCCGGCCGAAGAGCTCGATTCCACGGTCTACAGCCAGCCGGCGCTCTTCGTCACGAGCCTGGCGGCGCTCGAAGCCCTGCGGACCGAATCGCCCGACGTCGTGCTGTCGTGCGAGGCCGCGGCCGGTTTGAGCCTGGGCGAGTACACGGCTTTGACGTTCGCCGGCGTGCTGGATTTCGAGGACGGGCTAAGGCTTGTCCAATTGCGCGGCGCGGCGATGCAGGATGCCGCGGACGCGGTGGCCAGCGGCATGGTCAGCATCCTCGGCATGGAACGCGTGCAGGTGCAGACGGTCGTCGATCAGGCTCGCGGCGGTGACGTTTTGGAAATCGCGAACTTGCTCTGCCCAGGCAATATCGTCATTTCGGGAAGTAACGCTGCCTGCGAACGGGCGGCCGAACTGGCCGAGAAATCGGGCGCGATGAAGGCGGTTCCGCTGGCCGTGGCGGGGGCCTTTCACACCAAGATCATGGAGCCGGCTGTGGCGCGGCTCTCGGCCGGATTGGCCAAGGCCAAGATGCACGACCCGAAGATTCCGGTCGTCTCGAATGTCGACGCCGTGACGCATGCCAACCCAGAAGAGATTCGCGCCCTGCTCGTCAAGCAGGTGGTGAACCCGGTGCGGTGGGAGGATTCGCTGCGATACTTGCTTGGCCAGGGATTCGACCAGTTTTACGAGGTCGGCCCGGGACGGGTGTTGCGCGGCTTACTGCGGCGAATTGATCGCAAGATTTCTTGCCAGAGTGTGATGGACTAA